The sequence below is a genomic window from Punica granatum isolate Tunisia-2019 unplaced genomic scaffold, ASM765513v2 Contig00405, whole genome shotgun sequence.
AGGAAGTTTTAGGGTTCGGCTTAACGGGAAGAGACAGAGGATGAGAGAAGAGAGTGTAATCGAAGAAGTCGGTGGATGgtgaaatgaaattttcttttgttgtttgCCTTGTTAGATGATACGAAGAATAGAGGTAGGCTTAAATTACTTAATTtcaaaagtataatttttaGTACTTAATAAAATTCTTCTTATGAATTCAGTCCTTTATTGATTAAACTATCCTATTAACGGTCAATGTGAAATCATCTGTTTATGTACTTAAATAAGGTGTCAAATGGAGATTATTAAGTGGAGCTTGAGCAAAGATGAGAAGATTATAAGGCACAATGaataaaacataaataattttgcATTGTATTGAAACAATAGGCTCTAAAGGAGATTGTGGGAGGTGCGGGAGGCCTATAATAGTGCtatgttaattattttctaagtTTATGTTTGCAAATTATAGGAATCGAGGACTCTGAAGGTTCAACCCAGTGAGCTATCTTTCTGGGAGTTGTTGGTGAGTACttcattccattgtgaaatgatatatatatatatatatattatgtgagtactctattcccttgtaaaatgatgtattatagttatataatttttttaagaagaaTATAGTGATAGTTAGATTAATGAATCGGTCTTGCTATGTGGTGTGAAATGATTTGAAAGGTATTGcattttatgtttattttgatttgagatatgcagtgtgattgtaTATGTTGATTGTGTATGagatatatgatgataatgtggTACCATTGTAATGTGATTGAGATTGTGCTCGtgtatgatgatatatgaggtgcgatggcatggttgcaattgtttgtgcttgtgattgttgtttgattatagccatgggaccgctgatctggcgggatacaaaaagggaCGCCTAGACTGCTGATCCGGCAGGATACaaaaatggacgcctagaccgctgatccggcgggatacaaaaagggacgcctagaccgctgatccggtaGGATATAAAAAGTGACGCCTAGATCGCTGATCCGGCAGGATACAAAAAcggacgcctagaccgctgatccggcgggatacaaagACGGACGCTTAGActgctgatccggcgggatataaaatggaccCCTAGACTCCTACTGCCGGAGGATAATGGgcagcccccgcttatgaTAAATGAAAGGAGGAATTTATGGATAtgagtgcggggtcacggtaccgtcacaactttgttgcgaggaaatgcaaccctatggctatattgattagTTTGTATCGTATATTGTTTGGCTGGTATGATTGTTGGAGATTTGTTGATTATTGAGATTGTTGGAggtgtgatgattgttgagattgttTGAAGTTGTTCTATGAAAATTGTGTTGTTGCTAGAGTTGGATCTGTCAATTGATTGTGTTGTGAGTTGCTATGGAATGCTAATGAATGAatgtttaatgtttatataaTATTGGGTGTTAAAGAAACGGTTGGAAGGATTGTGTGAATTGGTTAGTAGAACTTAAATTTAGTTATTATattgatataattattattacagtttgtgtatatatatatatatatatatatatatatactgtgtATGTATGCCGAGTGAGTTGATAGTTGGATTGAATGTGATGATATTAGTTATTTGATTATTTAGTtatttgcaattaaatatttatttaaaaatgtcATTTTACTCTGGAATATAGTattcactgagatgcagctcacaccctgcatatatttttccagataatcTTCTAGCTGCGCGGAAGAaacactttttgatatcggggatcagctcggAGAACTAGGTAGGGACAGtagttatttgatagatatCCTTTTTGGTATagaatgaatttgaaaatgttacgatctgaaattttgtttagttgtatTACTGATATGTGtgcgaaaaagaaaatttctctcttttgtgatgtatatacatattagagcTTACCAGGttggttttatatttttgggaATTTTATGGAAAGCCAGTTTTAGGTGAATAGTTATGTGGTAATGGATATCAAGGAAAGATAGGGAAAATTCTGccgaaatttgattttattggAACAGTCCTATAATCCATGTTGGCCCATCCTGATTGAAAAGTTTCAAAACAATCATCAATTTTCCCTAACTCTAGACGACCTGGGTCATCTCGCAGATTGATCGAACATACAACTGTCCCAGCATAGAAGAATTTTGAAGGAGAGAAAGGGTTTCAAACATGAAAAGGCCGGGTACACTAGTTGGTTGCGTCTAGGTGTAACATTCCTTCAATTTACCCGTCAAGACGAATGAAATTGGAGAAATCCTAATGTAATCTCATTATTTACCCGTCAAGACAAATGAAATTGGAGAAATCCTAATGTCATCTCATTATGAGGTAGGATCATCCAAGATTTTCTTCTGAGCCCCATATGTATGGACGGTTAAGCTTATCGATTCCAACTCAGTCAAGTAAATCTCAACTTGAACGAACTCTTACGGTCTTCTTCATTTCTTTACAGATATCATGACTTTTTCTATATGTAAAAGCTCAGTTTTCAATGAGTATCTCCAAATCTTTATTAATCcacaaattaatatattttaaattccCATAAATCCACAAAAATATCAGTTTCATCTTCGGGATCATGCGAGTAACTATACGAGGAAAACCAACATTTTTAACATTACAACATGGCTGATGTTCTCCTCATATTCCAGGGAAACTCCACGGACTGTGGACAGCAAAAATTATTAGTCATATATGTTACAGGTAAAATTCAGATCAATTTCCTGTGCACAGACAATGAATAGAACGGAAAATACAAATTGCCTATATTACCCTCTAACACGATGAAGTGTTAGGTATATCACGGGGATAAGATAGTACTCTCGCTAGAGCTGGAGTACTCCCCAAGAAACTCGGACCTCAACTGCATCAGCAGCCTGCCTAGATAGTTCAGGCCTTCTCCTTCCCTTCCTCCTCCCCAGAAGAGGTCGTGTGGCGAAGCTTCGACAAGAATGGACCCCGCCGTGGATAGCAGCATGGAATTTAGATGAGGATATATTGAGAACTTGAACTTTAATGCTCGGTACATCACATCGATCTTCATACTATCCCAGTCGGGTCTCACCTGCATCAAAAATTGCTTCTGGATAAACACATGTATCACTTATATGCTAGTCAGTTCAGTTGAAGTTTTTCAGAGGTACAACTGACCAACTGGTTAATTTGGAGGGAATAAACTACTCTTCATTATTTGAATGCTCGAGGCTGTTTTGGAACATTTCATATTTAGTTCTAAATTGGACGGATAATGGACTCTGTCCCGTCCGGACTCTCATTATTCATAGAACCAAGTTCAGGGCCGATCCCATCAGTAATCCGGCTAgtattcctttttttccctggACACATTTCTCAACTAATTAAATTTCTACTTTTATATAACCCCATTCAAGGAGGGTTATGtaagatatatttattaatgataTACTACAAGTAGAGAAGCCTTACAAGATCAGGATGCCGCCTCTGCACAAGCCTCCCCATCCTAGCGGCTTCCTCTGGACTTTTTGCAGATCTTATCTCTTCAACATATTGTTGGGCCTGAGGATTATCGACTCCGACATATTTGTGGGCctaaaatttgtaaaagttCTCCCAAAAGTTCCTCGACCAGATACAcgataataataaatcatataaGGGGGAAAATCAGAAAATGTGTTACCTGATAGTAGTGCTCCACACTTGACCAACTAACATAATCGCCAGTTCCATTGGGCATTCGAATAGGATGAGGAGAGAAGTTGGAGAAAGCTCCATAAGGGTCCCATGTTTTGTAGAAGAATATGATGTTTGGTTCATAAGGAGTGACAGTAGGGTCAATTGCAGAAGTCTCATTCATTGATGGGATGACAGGTGTGAGGTCGGGAATAGGCTGAAGAAACCCACTGACAAGCATGTCTGGTCCAACCTGGAAAAACATTTCAACTTATAAGACCCATTCCCAGATAATGGAAATATCAGATGCAATTGTTAAGAGAAGCTTCATGTGACTTCAGCAAATAATTGGCGTATTCAGACTGAGAATGCATGATGAAGTACTTCAGAAAGAACATGAGAAAGTTTTGCACTTCTCCAAAAGGTCGATCAGGTCTTTGCCTTTTGATGTCACAAAAATTTGCCCAATTCCTGAACATAATGAGCTCACAGTATACATTAAAAGGTAAGGAAATGGGAGAACAGGACAAGTAGAACATAAACAAACCACAGACCTGTTCATAGGAAACATCACTCAAATCCAAGGCTTGTGACATCTCCACCATACCGAGTTCACCAACTGGAGATGGTGCATTCCTTCCACCAATAATTTTAGGTGCAACAAATGCAAACACCTGCAAAAAGATCAGATCTTATGACCAACACCATGCAACTGGTTGCTTGGTTCCAGAAAACAAGGAGAGGTTTCCATGCTCATGCTATGAAAGAACTCGGAAAATGAGAACAAAGAAACTCTTGACGCACTTTGCAAGACATGTTGGTCTAGCAAAATTTCTCCATGAGCAGCATGAATTAAAATGTAATACATCCTTTCCATTATTCGATATCAGAAAAACAGAAGAGGGGAAGTAGAAAGACCTTGTGAATAACACCCAATGAGATTGCGGATGCAGCCAATGTCCCTCCACACTCCCACAAAATCGAAAGGTACCCACGGTCATAGAAATATTCCATGACATCACGAGGATTTAACATGTCAAACTCTACAACCTCAACACCTTTGGAAGCTAAATATTTCTGAAAACTCCTCCTAGCACCTCTTTGGGTCACCACTATTGTTGACACTTCGGAAATGTCCCAGAGGTTTGCTTCCTCAGGAAGGTCGAGCGTCTGTGTCATCACAATCCTCATG
It includes:
- the LOC116190246 gene encoding riboflavin biosynthesis protein PYRR, chloroplastic-like isoform X1; the protein is MALSFCYPPPITCRLTAATIRSSHGNGNYTLEASFVRRAADLSDKSSGFTSPHPNFGCVIANPGGNVVGEGYLYAQGTTPAEVQAVEAAGADLCIGATAYLNMEPGDCHGDSTAVSALVQAGIVRVVVGMRHPLQHLRGNAVRALRSQGIRVDVLGEDLQSKAVEEAQKSCHLVNAHLIYRAASRVPFSVLKYAMTLDGKIAASSGHAAWISSKKSRSRVFELRGRSDAIVVGGNTVRKDNPRLTARHGGGHLPMRIVMTQTLDLPEEANLWDISEVSTIVVTQRGARRSFQKYLASKGVEVVEFDMLNPRDVMEYFYDRGYLSILWECGGTLAASAISLGVIHKVFAFVAPKIIGGRNAPSPVGELGMVEMSQALDLSDVSYEQVGPDMLVSGFLQPIPDLTPVIPSMNETSAIDPTVTPYEPNIIFFYKTWDPYGAFSNFSPHPIRMPNGTGDYVSWSSVEHYYQAHKYVGVDNPQAQQYVEEIRSAKSPEEAARMGRLVQRRHPDLVRPDWDSMKIDVMYRALKFKFSIYPHLNSMLLSTAGSILVEASPHDLFWGGGREGEGLNYLGRLLMQLRSEFLGEYSSSSESTILSP
- the LOC116190246 gene encoding riboflavin biosynthesis protein PYRR, chloroplastic-like isoform X2 codes for the protein MFLERTSRVKLSRCCILSKIIYSCGALLTVSRCSLRFRVLVSCAAGSSEVVPPRECSSDIQSGFSGPIFRSQCAVCPNGTGKIAASSGHAAWISSKKSRSRVFELRGRSDAIVVGGNTVRKDNPRLTARHGGGHLPMRIVMTQTLDLPEEANLWDISEVSTIVVTQRGARRSFQKYLASKGVEVVEFDMLNPRDVMEYFYDRGYLSILWECGGTLAASAISLGVIHKVFAFVAPKIIGGRNAPSPVGELGMVEMSQALDLSDVSYEQVGPDMLVSGFLQPIPDLTPVIPSMNETSAIDPTVTPYEPNIIFFYKTWDPYGAFSNFSPHPIRMPNGTGDYVSWSSVEHYYQAHKYVGVDNPQAQQYVEEIRSAKSPEEAARMGRLVQRRHPDLVRPDWDSMKIDVMYRALKFKFSIYPHLNSMLLSTAGSILVEASPHDLFWGGGREGEGLNYLGRLLMQLRSEFLGEYSSSSESTILSP